A genomic window from Halomonas sp. LR3S48 includes:
- a CDS encoding type I secretion system permease/ATPase, whose amino-acid sequence MTQQEVLDSSLGAARSAVRDELLECLQTIALAHDHAVTSDSLTAGLPLEEGRLTPGVFPRAAARAGMTARIVKSRIVQLNPALFPAVLLLEPGRACVLVALDLKTRRAKVIFPELGDAASEVDLDGLTQNYSGQAIYVRPRFRFDARGPEVDKQRSRHWFWGVIRENRRLYRDVIAGSIVINLFAVAMPLFVLNVYDRVVPNHATETLWVLAAGIFIVLCFDLVLRLMRSAFIDLAASRADVKLSSKIMAQVLGLRMEARPASTGSFASTLQSFESVRSFIGSATVVALVDLPFVLFFAAIIALIGAPLALPVLAGIVIVLLYAMAAQGKLHELSETTWRVSAQRNANLVESLSQLETVKTLRAESRLQGSWEKATAFLSRTSAQLRLVSTSVSNVAMWAQHTVAVCVILIGVYLIIDGNLTQGGLIAAYMLSSRAMAPVSQAAALLAQYHQSATALKSLDDVMQRPVERPEGKSFITRPVIRGELRFDKASLRYPDEERDALRDISLKIEPGEKVALLGRVGCGKTSLNKLLLGLYAPTAGSVLLDGVDLRQFDPVELRRHIGYVPQDVSLFFGSLRDNIVAGGGSDGVDDEALLRAIKLSGLESLVNGHPQGVELQVGERGQMLSGGQRQAVAIARALVHDPQILLLDEPTSSMDHASEEAFKVSLKEYGQGKTLVVVTHRTSLLSLVDRIIVIDAGKVVADGPRDKVVEALRKGQIGRAN is encoded by the coding sequence GTGACACAGCAAGAAGTACTGGATTCCTCCCTGGGTGCCGCCCGCTCCGCCGTTCGCGACGAGCTGCTCGAGTGCCTGCAAACCATCGCTCTTGCCCATGACCATGCGGTAACGTCCGATTCGTTGACCGCTGGCCTGCCGCTGGAAGAGGGTCGCCTTACGCCTGGCGTTTTCCCACGAGCTGCTGCTCGGGCCGGAATGACGGCACGCATCGTCAAGAGTCGTATCGTACAGCTCAACCCCGCACTGTTCCCTGCCGTACTCCTTCTGGAGCCGGGTCGTGCTTGCGTACTCGTGGCGCTCGATCTCAAGACGCGCCGCGCCAAGGTGATCTTCCCCGAGCTTGGTGATGCCGCGAGCGAGGTCGATCTCGATGGCCTGACACAGAACTACAGCGGCCAGGCCATCTACGTACGCCCGCGTTTCCGCTTCGATGCTCGGGGCCCCGAGGTCGACAAGCAACGTTCTCGCCATTGGTTCTGGGGCGTCATACGTGAGAACCGTCGGCTCTATCGCGATGTGATCGCCGGCTCAATAGTCATCAATCTGTTTGCCGTGGCCATGCCACTTTTCGTCCTGAACGTGTATGACCGTGTGGTGCCCAATCACGCCACCGAGACGCTGTGGGTACTGGCTGCCGGTATCTTCATCGTGCTCTGTTTCGATTTGGTGTTGCGCCTGATGCGCAGCGCTTTCATCGACTTGGCCGCGAGCCGGGCCGATGTCAAGCTGTCGTCGAAGATCATGGCCCAGGTGCTGGGCCTGCGTATGGAAGCCCGTCCCGCCTCGACCGGTTCGTTCGCCTCGACCCTGCAATCCTTTGAGTCGGTGCGCTCGTTCATCGGCTCGGCCACGGTGGTGGCGCTGGTGGACCTGCCTTTCGTCCTGTTTTTTGCCGCCATCATTGCGTTGATCGGTGCGCCGTTGGCGCTGCCCGTGCTGGCCGGCATCGTCATCGTGCTGCTCTATGCCATGGCGGCTCAGGGCAAGCTGCACGAACTTTCCGAGACCACTTGGCGAGTCAGTGCCCAGCGCAATGCCAATCTGGTGGAATCCCTCTCGCAGCTGGAAACGGTCAAGACGCTGCGCGCCGAGAGCCGACTGCAGGGATCCTGGGAGAAGGCCACGGCCTTTCTCTCACGTACCTCGGCGCAACTGCGCCTGGTCAGCACCTCGGTTTCCAACGTGGCGATGTGGGCCCAGCATACCGTCGCGGTATGCGTGATCCTGATCGGCGTCTACCTGATCATCGACGGCAATCTCACCCAGGGTGGGCTGATTGCCGCCTACATGCTGTCGTCACGCGCCATGGCACCGGTTAGCCAGGCTGCCGCGTTGTTGGCCCAGTACCATCAGTCGGCTACTGCGCTCAAGTCCCTCGACGATGTCATGCAGCGCCCAGTGGAGCGCCCCGAGGGCAAGTCGTTCATCACTCGGCCGGTCATTCGCGGCGAGCTCCGCTTCGACAAGGCCTCGCTGCGCTATCCAGACGAGGAGCGCGATGCACTGCGCGACATCTCGCTCAAGATCGAGCCCGGCGAGAAGGTGGCCCTGCTGGGGCGCGTCGGTTGCGGCAAGACCTCGCTCAACAAGCTTTTGCTGGGGCTGTATGCCCCCACGGCGGGCTCGGTATTGCTCGATGGCGTCGATCTGCGTCAGTTCGATCCCGTGGAGCTGCGGCGGCACATCGGCTACGTGCCGCAGGACGTCAGCCTGTTCTTCGGTTCGTTGCGCGACAACATCGTGGCCGGTGGCGGTAGCGATGGCGTCGATGACGAAGCGCTGCTGCGGGCGATCAAGCTCAGTGGCCTGGAAAGCCTGGTCAATGGCCATCCGCAGGGCGTCGAGCTCCAGGTGGGCGAGCGCGGCCAGATGCTCTCCGGTGGCCAGCGCCAGGCCGTGGCCATCGCTCGGGCGCTGGTTCACGATCCGCAGATTTTGTTGCTCGATGAACCCACCAGCTCCATGGACCATGCCAGCGAGGAAGCCTTCAAGGTCAGCCTCAAGGAGTACGGGCAAGGCAAGACACTGGTCGTGGTGACCCATCGTACCTCGCTGTTGTCCCTGGTCGATCGCATCATCGTGATCGATGCCGGCAAGGTCGTCGCCGACGGGCCGCGCGACAAGGTCGTGGAAGCCCTGCGCAAGGGCCAGATCGGGAGGGCCAACTGA
- a CDS encoding TolC family outer membrane protein, whose protein sequence is MTNAIDLSRTHRLAKAMMVGTSLALLPVAAAVAQTLPPGLAAPGSADIQQVVRQALTTNPEVKAALNGLSAAGHDVGVARGNYLPSIDLAAGIGREEREGDGRGSYDTDFAELRLSQMLYDGFATRSEVERLDRAELVRYYELLGASENVALEATQAYLDVSRYRELVRLAQSNYADHLRVFNQIEERVRSGAGRGVDLEQISGRLALAESNLMTEASNLHDVTARYQRIVGSLPAENLAPAPQLDDRLPPSVAEAVDLAFQGNPDFHAAIENIEAARAEQSGSKAGFQPRLDLRGRTGTNNNENGYDGFGRRDRHSIELVASMNLYRGGSDLASFRAASDRVEQAVDQRDLACTNVRQTTQIAFNDTQRLREQIRYLNDHRQSIDRVRGAYQQQFDIGQRTLLDVLDSENEYFEASRAYTNAEYDIALADARTLAAMGQLMQALGVMRDDMPTLAELGSDGVALDPSILCPVEGPSGYTLADFTRGISAPAPTRAPDITLSADALFGINSAELGSDARQELAELAGQIRNRTDLARVFIAGHADSTGSDAINDPLSQRRADSVAEYLASQGVDRGLIQTRGYGSRQPVATNDTVEGRRQNRRVEVTLERVGENLDLGAVQQWPQSNVASVWAETQPVASVYGELEAVAQVERQVESIQQGAYLQVVALSNPERAQNVGHQLSDTFAQPMRLVSTSDLHRVQLGPIGDPGELAALRAELKRLGYADSYVVQG, encoded by the coding sequence ATGACAAATGCGATTGACCTCTCTCGTACTCATCGACTGGCCAAAGCCATGATGGTGGGTACCTCCCTGGCACTCCTTCCGGTAGCCGCTGCGGTGGCTCAGACCCTGCCGCCAGGCCTGGCGGCGCCGGGTTCTGCCGATATCCAGCAGGTGGTGCGCCAAGCACTGACCACCAACCCCGAGGTCAAGGCCGCCCTGAACGGGTTGAGCGCCGCCGGGCATGATGTCGGCGTGGCGCGTGGCAACTATCTTCCGAGCATCGACCTGGCCGCAGGCATCGGCCGCGAGGAGCGGGAGGGCGACGGGCGCGGCAGCTACGATACCGATTTCGCCGAACTGCGCCTGTCACAGATGCTCTACGACGGCTTCGCCACCCGCAGTGAAGTCGAACGCCTCGATCGCGCCGAACTGGTGCGCTACTACGAGCTGCTCGGTGCCAGCGAGAACGTGGCGCTGGAAGCCACCCAGGCCTATCTCGACGTCAGCCGTTATCGAGAGCTGGTACGCCTGGCCCAGAGCAACTACGCCGACCACCTGCGCGTTTTCAACCAGATCGAAGAGCGTGTACGTTCCGGTGCCGGACGCGGTGTCGACCTCGAGCAGATCAGCGGTCGTCTGGCCTTGGCCGAGTCGAACCTGATGACCGAAGCTTCGAATCTCCATGACGTCACGGCGCGCTACCAGCGCATCGTCGGCAGCCTGCCGGCCGAAAACCTGGCTCCGGCACCGCAGCTCGACGACCGACTGCCCCCTTCGGTGGCCGAGGCGGTCGATCTGGCGTTCCAGGGCAATCCCGATTTCCACGCCGCCATCGAGAACATCGAAGCGGCAAGGGCGGAACAATCCGGTAGCAAGGCCGGATTCCAGCCGCGCCTGGACCTGCGTGGCCGTACCGGCACCAACAACAACGAGAACGGCTACGACGGCTTCGGTCGACGCGATCGCCACAGCATCGAGCTGGTCGCCAGTATGAACCTGTACCGTGGCGGCAGCGATCTGGCCTCGTTCCGCGCAGCCAGTGACCGTGTCGAACAAGCGGTCGATCAGCGCGACCTGGCGTGTACCAACGTGCGCCAGACCACTCAGATTGCCTTTAACGATACCCAGCGTTTGCGCGAGCAGATTCGCTACCTCAATGACCACCGTCAGTCGATCGACCGTGTTCGTGGTGCGTATCAGCAGCAGTTCGATATCGGTCAGCGCACCTTGCTCGACGTGCTCGACAGCGAGAACGAATATTTCGAGGCAAGCCGGGCCTATACCAATGCCGAGTACGACATTGCCTTGGCCGATGCCCGTACGCTTGCCGCCATGGGTCAGCTGATGCAGGCCCTGGGCGTGATGCGCGACGACATGCCGACCCTGGCTGAACTGGGCAGCGACGGGGTGGCACTTGACCCCAGTATTCTCTGCCCGGTCGAAGGTCCGAGTGGCTATACCCTGGCGGATTTCACCCGCGGCATCAGCGCGCCGGCTCCGACCCGAGCTCCCGATATCACGCTCTCTGCCGATGCCCTGTTCGGTATCAACAGCGCAGAGCTCGGATCCGATGCACGTCAGGAACTCGCCGAGCTGGCGGGTCAGATCCGCAATCGTACCGACCTGGCGCGGGTGTTCATCGCCGGCCATGCCGACAGCACCGGCAGCGATGCCATCAACGACCCGCTCTCTCAGCGTCGTGCCGACAGTGTGGCGGAGTACCTGGCCAGCCAGGGTGTCGATCGCGGCTTGATCCAGACCCGCGGCTATGGCTCGCGGCAGCCCGTTGCCACCAACGACACGGTGGAAGGGCGTCGCCAGAATCGCCGCGTCGAGGTCACCCTCGAGAGAGTGGGCGAAAACCTCGACCTGGGCGCCGTGCAGCAGTGGCCTCAATCGAACGTTGCCTCTGTCTGGGCCGAGACCCAGCCCGTGGCCAGCGTCTATGGCGAGCTGGAAGCCGTGGCGCAGGTCGAGCGGCAGGTGGAGAGCATTCAGCAGGGGGCCTATCTGCAGGTGGTAGCGCTCAGTAACCCCGAGCGTGCACAGAATGTCGGCCACCAGCTCAGTGACACCTTTGCCCAGCCGATGCGATTGGTCAGCACTTCCGACCTGCATCGGGTGCAGCTTGGCCCCATCGGCGACCCCGGCGAACTGGCGGCACTGCGTGCCGAACTGAAGCGCCTTGGCTATGCCGATAGCTACGTCGTACAAGGCTGA
- the thiI gene encoding tRNA uracil 4-sulfurtransferase ThiI produces the protein MYYLLKLFPEITIKSRSVRRQMTRCLVGNIRNVLRPLGDDVHVQGGWDALKVRIPDGASTQWRSRLEEMLCRIPGIHEVQCVEEVPFLSFTDTTERLLPVWRDAIAGRAFRVTVKRRGVHDFTSEDLERHLGRELLDAAPGSRVRLKEPDVDVRVDVVESRLRLVRQRWPGLGGYPLGLQGQALALISGGYDSPVAAWKMMRRGIKTHFLFFELGGAGHEAAVREVSSHLWETYGRSHRVKFFSVPFEGVVAELQRSIPDGLIGVVLKRMMVRAANRIASRARIPMLVTGDAIAQVSSQSLTNLVLIDEASDVPILRPLIAEDKQTIIDTARQIGTAAFAEGMPEVCGAVSQRPNTQARHDKVADAEENFDFSVLEAAVELAVLTRSDRLLEPQPDSEPQLEVVTDLQAAANDSIVSVIDIRPPAEREAAPLMLDQVECLEIPFFELQSRAESLPDDRRYLLYCDQGVMSRMQAMHLHDRGFRHFGVYRTS, from the coding sequence ATGTATTACCTGCTGAAGCTGTTTCCCGAAATCACCATCAAGTCACGTTCCGTGCGCCGCCAGATGACACGCTGCCTGGTCGGCAACATCCGTAACGTGCTGCGTCCGCTGGGCGATGACGTGCACGTACAGGGCGGCTGGGATGCCTTGAAGGTGCGGATACCCGACGGCGCCTCGACGCAGTGGCGCAGCCGATTGGAAGAGATGCTGTGCCGCATCCCCGGCATTCACGAGGTGCAGTGTGTCGAAGAAGTCCCTTTCCTCTCCTTTACCGACACGACCGAGCGGCTGCTACCGGTCTGGCGAGATGCCATCGCCGGACGAGCCTTCCGCGTCACGGTGAAGCGACGGGGAGTGCATGATTTCACCTCGGAGGACCTTGAGCGCCACCTCGGCAGGGAACTGCTCGATGCTGCGCCTGGCTCCCGGGTTCGGCTCAAGGAGCCGGATGTCGACGTGAGGGTGGATGTGGTCGAAAGCCGCCTGCGCCTGGTGCGCCAGCGCTGGCCGGGGCTGGGCGGTTACCCCTTGGGGCTGCAGGGCCAGGCCTTGGCGCTGATCTCGGGCGGCTACGACTCGCCGGTGGCGGCTTGGAAGATGATGCGACGCGGCATCAAGACGCATTTCCTGTTCTTCGAACTCGGCGGAGCCGGACACGAGGCCGCCGTGCGCGAGGTTTCGTCCCACCTGTGGGAGACCTACGGCCGCTCGCATCGGGTGAAGTTCTTCTCGGTACCGTTCGAAGGCGTGGTGGCAGAATTGCAGCGCAGCATACCCGACGGACTTATCGGCGTGGTACTCAAGCGAATGATGGTACGGGCAGCAAACCGCATCGCATCGCGCGCACGCATTCCCATGCTGGTGACCGGGGATGCCATCGCTCAGGTCTCGAGCCAGAGCCTGACCAATCTCGTGCTCATCGATGAAGCCAGCGACGTGCCGATCCTGCGCCCGCTGATTGCCGAGGATAAGCAGACGATCATCGATACCGCCCGCCAGATCGGCACCGCCGCTTTCGCCGAAGGCATGCCGGAGGTGTGCGGCGCCGTCTCCCAGCGGCCCAATACCCAGGCGCGCCATGACAAGGTCGCCGACGCCGAGGAGAATTTCGACTTCAGCGTGCTCGAGGCAGCCGTAGAGCTGGCCGTGCTGACTCGCTCCGACCGGCTCCTGGAGCCGCAGCCAGACAGCGAGCCGCAGTTGGAAGTGGTAACCGACCTGCAGGCAGCAGCCAACGACTCCATCGTCAGCGTAATCGACATCCGCCCTCCGGCTGAGCGCGAGGCCGCGCCGCTCATGCTCGATCAGGTGGAGTGCCTGGAAATTCCCTTCTTCGAACTCCAGTCGCGTGCCGAGTCGCTGCCCGATGACCGCCGCTACCTGCTCTACTGCGACCAGGGCGTGATGAGCCGCATGCAGGCCATGCACTTGCACGACCGGGGGTTCAGGCACTTCGGGGTCTATCGCACTTCTTGA
- a CDS encoding transglycosylase domain-containing protein, which yields MGARRSSSHRNSSTGSWLGNGESFERRSPFIQEPKLAPAPREASSHRYLYLGLGILLLLFGVTLATLLVAEAKTSHFQAQELSRYAATLRYTLEPGRSNRIQFPGHGPFDKRLGYTQLPELESRLLSRGYEITEQARFSPALLDYTRRGFFPPYPEKAQAGLYIEECRGDTLYQFRHPQRHYPSFDTIPPVVLQTLLFIENRQLLDESTPYANPAVDWPRFTKAALSQVGRALDLPGQAAGGSTLATQLEKYRHSPQGLTYSSREKLRQMVSASVRSYQHGPQTLTARQDVALDYLNTVPLSAAPGYGEVHGIGDGLWAWFGADFDMFNRLLAIGFDEIDSLAERGLALRQVVALMIAQRRPSWYLAGGRRSLEELTDSYLRLLRQEGVVSNSLAQAALERRLSFRDYTETPFSLRIEPDKGVQVARQRLGGMLGMSLYDLDRLDLTARTTLNARLQSDVTAYLHRLADPEFAGEIGLLGERLLSPDRTQDVRYSFTLFERSEDGFMVRVQTDNTDQPFDINEGSKLELGSTAKLRVLATYLEVIAELHARHGNKSVEELRAVETDRQDVLSRWVLDRLIEAPNLPLDGLLSMAMERRYSASPGEAFFTGGGRHTFSNFRREDNGRNPTLAEAMRESLNLPFIRVMRDLVRYSTHRNEHRTQLLEDDGDPRRMEYLRLFADREGRTFLLRFWRKYRNMHSDQRLATFLEGLSVSAPRLAAVHRYLFPEASRDQFAAFLGNWLPDASRPSERETDTLYERYAPGSYSLTDQGYVARVHPLELWLLGYLLDYPDASFAEAASASVEERQEVYGWLFRTRHRSARDVRIRTMLEVEAFLDIHERWQRLGYPFEHLVPSLATAVGSSGDRPAALAELMGIILNDGIRQPTLRIDELHFAADTPYETRFLPAPGRAQRVMAPEVAAVLRDTLSQVVEGGTARRLQGSFTLEDGTPLVLGGKTGTGNNRIETVGRGGQVTSSRALNRTATFVFYLGDDHFGTLTAYVAGTASDDFRFTSALPVQVLKGMEPILRPYLEPGAGNCPATPRGEYHFAEDAEADPPDDAGDDSPSSPNLALR from the coding sequence ATGGGTGCGCGCAGGTCTTCGTCACACCGGAATTCGTCTACCGGGTCGTGGCTCGGCAACGGCGAGTCGTTCGAGAGGCGCTCGCCCTTCATTCAGGAACCGAAGCTCGCTCCGGCTCCTCGGGAAGCGTCGTCACATCGTTATCTCTACCTGGGCTTGGGGATACTGCTGTTACTGTTCGGTGTAACGCTCGCCACGCTGCTGGTGGCCGAAGCCAAGACATCTCACTTTCAGGCCCAGGAACTCTCGCGCTACGCTGCGACCCTGCGTTATACGCTGGAGCCCGGACGCAGCAACCGGATCCAGTTCCCCGGCCATGGCCCCTTCGACAAGCGCCTGGGCTATACCCAGCTACCGGAGCTGGAGTCACGCCTGTTGTCGCGCGGTTACGAGATCACCGAGCAGGCACGCTTCTCACCTGCCCTGCTCGACTATACGCGCCGCGGCTTCTTCCCTCCCTACCCCGAGAAGGCGCAAGCTGGCCTGTATATCGAGGAGTGCCGGGGCGATACCCTCTATCAGTTCCGTCATCCCCAACGGCACTACCCCAGCTTCGACACCATCCCCCCGGTCGTACTGCAAACGTTGCTGTTCATCGAGAATCGACAGCTGCTGGACGAGAGCACGCCCTACGCCAATCCTGCCGTCGACTGGCCACGCTTCACCAAGGCGGCCCTGTCGCAGGTCGGCCGCGCCCTGGATCTTCCCGGGCAGGCAGCGGGAGGCAGCACCCTGGCTACCCAGCTCGAGAAGTATCGTCATTCTCCTCAAGGCCTGACCTACTCGTCCCGGGAGAAGCTGCGCCAGATGGTCTCGGCCAGCGTGCGTAGCTACCAGCATGGCCCCCAGACGTTGACCGCTCGCCAGGACGTGGCGCTCGATTACCTCAATACCGTGCCGCTTTCGGCCGCCCCCGGCTACGGCGAGGTGCATGGCATCGGCGACGGTCTGTGGGCCTGGTTCGGTGCCGATTTCGATATGTTCAATCGGCTGCTTGCGATCGGCTTCGACGAGATCGACAGCCTTGCAGAACGGGGGTTGGCCCTGCGCCAGGTCGTGGCACTGATGATCGCGCAGCGGCGCCCCTCCTGGTATCTGGCTGGTGGCCGCAGATCACTGGAAGAGCTGACAGACAGCTACCTGCGATTGCTTCGCCAAGAGGGGGTGGTTTCGAACTCCCTCGCCCAGGCGGCGCTGGAGCGGCGCCTGAGCTTTCGCGATTACACCGAAACGCCCTTCAGCCTGCGCATCGAACCGGACAAAGGGGTCCAGGTTGCACGCCAGCGCCTGGGAGGCATGCTAGGCATGTCGCTTTACGATCTCGACCGCCTCGACCTCACTGCACGCACGACGCTCAACGCCAGGCTCCAGAGCGACGTCACAGCCTATTTGCATCGCCTGGCGGACCCCGAGTTCGCCGGCGAGATCGGTCTGCTGGGAGAGCGCCTGCTTTCCCCCGACCGAACCCAGGACGTGCGCTACAGTTTCACCCTGTTCGAGCGCAGTGAAGACGGCTTCATGGTGCGTGTCCAGACCGACAATACCGACCAGCCCTTCGATATCAACGAGGGTAGCAAACTCGAACTCGGCTCCACCGCCAAGCTGCGAGTCTTGGCCACCTATCTGGAAGTAATCGCCGAACTGCACGCACGCCATGGCAACAAGAGTGTCGAGGAGCTGCGCGCGGTCGAAACCGACCGCCAGGACGTACTCAGCCGCTGGGTGCTGGACCGGCTCATCGAAGCGCCCAATCTGCCACTCGACGGGCTTCTGTCCATGGCCATGGAGCGGCGGTATTCGGCAAGCCCGGGGGAGGCTTTCTTCACCGGAGGCGGACGGCATACCTTCAGCAATTTCCGCCGCGAGGACAATGGCCGCAACCCGACGCTAGCCGAAGCCATGCGGGAGTCGCTCAACCTGCCCTTCATTCGCGTGATGCGGGACCTGGTGCGCTACAGCACGCATCGTAACGAGCACCGGACCCAACTGCTGGAGGATGACGGCGACCCCCGCCGCATGGAGTACCTGCGCCTGTTTGCCGACCGCGAGGGGCGCACCTTCCTGCTGCGCTTCTGGCGCAAATACCGCAACATGCACAGTGACCAGCGCCTCGCCACTTTCCTCGAGGGGCTCAGTGTCTCCGCACCACGCCTTGCCGCGGTACACCGCTACCTGTTCCCGGAAGCCAGCCGCGACCAGTTCGCCGCCTTCCTAGGCAACTGGCTGCCCGACGCGAGTCGTCCGAGCGAGCGCGAGACCGACACGCTCTATGAACGCTACGCGCCCGGCAGCTACTCGCTCACCGACCAGGGCTACGTCGCCCGGGTCCACCCCCTGGAGCTGTGGCTGCTGGGCTATCTGCTCGACTATCCGGATGCCAGCTTCGCCGAAGCTGCCTCGGCCAGCGTCGAGGAGCGCCAGGAGGTCTACGGCTGGCTGTTCCGGACACGCCATCGCAGCGCTCGCGACGTGCGTATCCGCACCATGCTCGAAGTCGAAGCGTTCCTCGACATTCATGAGCGCTGGCAGCGCCTGGGCTACCCATTCGAACACCTGGTGCCTTCGCTGGCCACTGCGGTGGGCTCGTCGGGCGATCGCCCGGCGGCACTGGCCGAGCTGATGGGTATCATCCTCAACGATGGCATAAGGCAACCTACGCTACGCATCGATGAGCTGCACTTCGCCGCCGACACGCCCTACGAAACCCGCTTTCTGCCCGCCCCAGGGCGAGCCCAACGGGTCATGGCTCCTGAGGTGGCTGCGGTGCTGCGCGACACGCTGTCCCAAGTGGTCGAAGGCGGTACTGCCAGACGCCTGCAGGGCAGTTTCACCCTGGAGGATGGCACGCCGCTGGTCCTGGGCGGCAAGACCGGCACCGGTAACAATCGCATCGAAACGGTGGGTCGCGGCGGACAGGTCACCAGTTCACGCGCACTCAACCGCACCGCCACTTTTGTCTTCTATCTCGGCGACGACCATTTCGGCACCCTCACCGCTTATGTGGCGGGTACGGCTTCAGACGACTTCCGCTTTACATCGGCCCTGCCGGTGCAGGTGCTCAAGGGCATGGAGCCAATCCTGCGTCCCTACCTCGAACCCGGCGCGGGTAACTGTCCCGCCACGCCCCGGGGTGAATACCACTTCGCCGAAGATGCCGAAGCGGATCCGCCGGATGACGCTGGCGACGACTCACCCTCGTCGCCCAACCTCGCCCTGCGCTAG
- a CDS encoding LBF_2804 family protein, translating into MAEARPDQEYSPTPSVFERWAARYLRHHNQGNVISRQAHGSREIDGIRQVFRRTVAWAALAGIVSGGVIGGTEWYMRQGMLDGMQDMSLRGQLPYWAGFFAVAGVVSAAEIAFLYWNALRGVATTSRLAAVSLRDSPQARLLLLGLTRIALEFPNPRHRIYGIDPYARMSRWKLAAMAVMYRMKVGVTSFLLRVLLRRILGRVALRGLLPLVTGPLYAVWNAIITWRILIKAREQALGPFIIEAQVAQLERDPLSEQARRVALHALGALVMANQDAHPNHVYLLSRLLETFGSRKHSIDVDWPQQRFALNRLERREKRRVLELLTTATVLAGRCRGRRKRFLEELFEACDMAYPEERVRAWRRQFMNGQSLDTAHNATSG; encoded by the coding sequence ATGGCCGAAGCAAGACCGGACCAGGAATATTCCCCGACACCCAGCGTGTTCGAACGCTGGGCCGCACGCTACCTGCGGCATCATAACCAAGGCAACGTCATTTCCCGACAGGCGCATGGCAGCCGGGAAATTGACGGCATCCGCCAGGTATTCCGTCGAACCGTTGCCTGGGCCGCCCTGGCCGGCATTGTCTCAGGCGGGGTCATTGGCGGCACGGAGTGGTACATGCGCCAGGGCATGCTCGATGGCATGCAGGACATGAGCCTGCGGGGACAGCTGCCCTACTGGGCCGGCTTCTTTGCCGTGGCCGGGGTGGTCAGCGCCGCCGAGATTGCTTTTCTCTATTGGAATGCGCTGCGCGGCGTGGCCACTACCAGCCGTCTTGCCGCCGTATCACTTCGCGACAGCCCCCAGGCCAGATTGCTTCTGCTCGGGTTGACCCGCATTGCCCTCGAGTTTCCCAACCCGCGGCATCGAATCTATGGCATCGACCCCTATGCCCGAATGAGCCGTTGGAAGCTGGCTGCCATGGCGGTGATGTATCGCATGAAGGTGGGCGTCACCAGCTTCCTGCTACGGGTGCTGTTGCGCCGCATCCTGGGCCGCGTGGCGCTGCGTGGCCTGCTGCCGCTGGTCACTGGCCCGCTCTACGCCGTGTGGAATGCCATCATTACTTGGCGAATCCTGATCAAGGCCCGTGAGCAGGCGCTGGGTCCCTTCATCATCGAGGCACAGGTCGCTCAGCTCGAGCGCGATCCGCTGAGCGAGCAAGCTCGTCGCGTCGCACTGCATGCGCTTGGCGCTCTGGTCATGGCCAATCAGGATGCGCACCCCAACCATGTCTACTTGCTTTCTCGTCTGCTCGAGACCTTCGGCAGTCGTAAGCACAGCATCGACGTGGACTGGCCTCAGCAACGCTTCGCGCTCAATCGTCTGGAACGCCGAGAAAAACGCCGCGTACTGGAGTTGCTGACTACCGCTACCGTGCTTGCCGGGAGATGCAGGGGCAGGCGCAAGCGCTTCCTCGAAGAGCTTTTCGAAGCTTGCGACATGGCCTATCCGGAAGAACGGGTTCGGGCCTGGCGCCGCCAATTCATGAACGGGCAGTCGCTCGACACAGCTCACAACGCCACGTCGGGCTAA